In one Nicotiana sylvestris chromosome 8, ASM39365v2, whole genome shotgun sequence genomic region, the following are encoded:
- the LOC104224460 gene encoding uncharacterized protein At5g39865-like, whose translation MGCVSSTLLNQDNEFTQMGGSAAGFSHHIVSLTSTTYGLLTLDPPSSPPPSSTTTVPPTPTPPPRHTLGSLFPSPLSEPRTLKSHTSDIINSWELMAGLDSTSMTPISDSFRFSSLPKLSTPDSSFRFLKSFPNKENSSPNIPSFDHAVNKADIFKPTRLMSFDSKLDGFEKLCPPNGEDKIVIYTTTLRGVRKTFEACNAVRSAIEGLGVLYSERDISMDRGFRDELKELMKGKESTELIPPRVFFRGRYIGGVEEVMRIVEEGNLGDLLQGLPKVKAGFVCEGCGGVRFLPCFACNGSCKMVMVLKEDMEQKEGRTVVVKCTECNENGLVLCPICC comes from the coding sequence ATGGGTTGCGTTTCATCAACTCTGCTCAACCAAGACAATGAATTCACCCAAATGGGTGGCTCAGCCGCCGGTTTCAGCCACCACATTGTCTCTCTCACTTCCACCACTTATGGCCTCTTGACCCTTGACCCACCTTCCTCTCCTCCACCCTCCTCCACCACCACTGTCCCTCCTACCCCTACCCCACCCCCTCGCCACACTCTTGGTTCACTTTTTCCAAGCCCCTTGTCTGAACCCAGAACCCTCAAGTCACACACCTCCGATATTATCAATTCTTGGGAGCTTATGGCTGGTCTTGATTCCACCTCCATGACACCCATCAGTGACAGCTTTCGGTTTTCCTCTTTACCCAAGTTGTCTACCCCTGATTCTAGCTTCAGATTCTTGAAATCTTTCCCTAACAAAGAGAATTCAAGCCCAAATATTCCATCTTTTGATCATGCGGTTAATAAAGCTGACATTTTTAAGCCAACAAGATTAATGTCTTTTGATTCCAAGCTTGATGGTTTTGAAAAGCTTTGTCCCCCAAATGGTGAAGATAAAATAGTTATATACACAACAACGCTGAGGGGAGTGAGGAAGACCTTTGAGGCTTGTAATGCAGTGAGATCAGCGATTGAGGGGCTTGGGGTTTTATATTCTGAGAGGGATATTTCAATGGATAGGGGCTTCAGGGATGAATTGAAGGAGCTGATGAAGGGTAAAGAGAGCACTGAGTTAATACCTCCTAGGGTGTTTTTTAGAGGGAGGTATATAGGTGGGGTTGAGGAGGTGATGAGGATTGTGGAGGAAGGGAATTTAGGGGATTTGCTTCAAGGTTTGCCGAAGGTGAAAGCTGGTTTTGTTTGTGAGGGTTGTGGGGGTGTTAGGTTCTTGCCTTGTTTTGCTTGTAATGGGAGCTGCAAGATGGTGATGGTGCTGAAGGAAGACATGGAACAGAAAGAGGGGAGAACTGTGGTGGTGAAATGTACTGAGTGTAATGAAAATGGGTTGGTGCTTTGCCCCATTTGCTGCTGA